One genomic segment of Lampris incognitus isolate fLamInc1 chromosome 2, fLamInc1.hap2, whole genome shotgun sequence includes these proteins:
- the LOC130107885 gene encoding CTTNBP2 N-terminal-like protein produces the protein MLEILKTSEGHMKQPKLNMETLSKPELLTLFSILEGELEARDLVIDALKAQRKELYIQERYGRYNLSDPFLALQRDSEAVGDKDSGRSSSASNPLVVLRLVVGHCRRMQEKMLAQLAAAESRHRRVIADLEEEKRRHAEDTAEGDDVTYILEKERERLQQQLEFERSQVRRLEKEQRRITDQLEEERAQHKQLSCALAKECKWASARALEEGHRLTELGRKLEKEKEAFQALKTELEEERRKALQMEARVEEQLAEFDTEREQLRSRLKKEEALCSQLQQQVEELTRNLEASMSGGKLMGVDMASSAAEDGGKKEEWAKKVPLAKMRTETIRVEDIEEEENLMADQPKANGHYYPLQTDGHQSDSTLDAKVSMENGNEDVDVLHPVPHSTQVSSSSSNSASPSSLTSSPGSSPLLPKRSGPGSYQSSYQAGINQRFHAARHKFQGTVDPEPPSQTSPPPPLSSAKDPASLSASPSVEASPVKQLARSTVTQVLSRFTTAQQSNGAKLPAPNNSPFGTDYRNLATPSSPVIGRALPQGVRSPTIPRADRGIPPPIPPKKPGLAQAPGSPAPTPRSAGHYPDSSLSGSCGLTSSQEGVKELDMVVSSN, from the exons ATGCTGGAGATTCTAAAGACTTCAGAGGGACATATGAAG CAGCCCAAGCTGAACATGGAGACTCTGAGCAAGCCAGAGCTGCTGACGCTCTTCAGCATTTTGGAGGGCGAGCTGGAGGCACGGGATCTGGTCATTGATGCCCTCAAG GCTCAACGTAAAGAACTGTACATCCAAGAGCGCTATGGAAGGTACAACCTCAGCGACCCCTTCCTGGCCCTTCAAAGAGACAGTGAGGCTGTTGGGGATAAGGACTCCGGGAGATCTTCATCTGCCTCCAACCCTCTGGTGGTTCTTAGGCTGGTGGTGGGCCACTGCAGGAGGATGCAAGAGAAGATGTTGGCCCAGCTGGCTGCAGCTGAGAGCAGGCATAGAagg GTCATTGCAGAtctggaggaggagaagaggaggcatGCTGAGGACACAGCTGAGGGAGATGACGTCACATACATtttagagaaggagagggagcgtTTACAGCAGCAG CTGGAATTTGAGCGGAGCCAGGTGCGGCGTTTGGAGAAAGAACAGCGGCGGATAACTGACCAGCTGGAAGAGGAGCGGGCTCAGCATAAGCAACTTTCCTGTGCCCTGGCCAAAGAGTGTAAGTGGGCCAGTGCCAGGGCCCTGGAGGAGGGACACAGGCTGACAGAGCTTGGCCGCAAGCTAGAGAAG GAGAAGGAAGCGTTCCAGGCTCTGAAAACTGAGttggaagaggaaaggaggaaagcACTGCAGATGGAGGCGAGGGTGGAGGAGCAGTTGGCCGAGTTTGACACTGAGCGAGAGCAGCTCCGCTCCCGCCTGAAGAAGGAGGAGGCTCTCTGCTCCCAGCTACAACAGCAG GTAGAGGAACTGACAAGAAACCTGGAGGCCAGTATGTCAGGAGGAAAACTGATGGGTGTGGACATGGCATCATCAGCAGCAGAAGATGGAGGAAAAAAGGAGGAGTGGGCCAAAAAGGTGCCCCTGGCAAAAATGAGAACAGAGACCATAAGGGTTGAGGACATTGAGGAGGAGGAAAATCTCATGGCTGACCAGCCGAAAGCTAACGGTCACTATTACCCCTTGCAGACCGATGGACACCAATCTGACTCTACCCTTGATGCAAAAGTGAGCATGGAGAATGGAAATGAAGATGTCGACGTTTTACATCCTGTCCCTCATTCCACCCaggtgtcctcctcctcctccaacagTGCAAGCCCCTCTTCTCTCACCTCATCCCCCGGCTCCTCCCCTTTACTCCCCAAACGCTCTGGCCCTGGAAGCTACCAGTCCTCCTATCAGGCCGGCATCAACCAGCGCTTCCACGCTGCACGTCATAAGTTCCAGGGTACTGTGGATCCGGAGCCTCCGTCCCAGACCAGTCCGCCGCCTCCTCTCAGCTCCGCCAAGGACCCCGCCTCTCTTTCAGCAAGTCCCTCTGTGGAGGCCAGCCCAGTGAAGCAGCTAGCCCGTAGCACCGTCACCCAGGTCCTGTCTCGTTTTACCACCGCCCAGCAGAGTAACGGGGCCAAACTCCCTGCACCCAACAACTCGCCCTTTGGCACAGACTACCGCAATCTGGCAACCCCCTCATCTCCAGTCATCGGGAGGGCTCTTCCTCAGGGGGTTAGATCACCTACCATCCCCAGGGCAGATAGGGGTATCCCTCCACCCATCCCTCCCAAGAAGCCCGGTCTGGCCCAGGCCCCTGGCTCCCCGGCCCCAACGCCCAGGTCTGCTGGTCATTACCCGGACAGTTCGCTCTCGGGCAGCTGCGGCCTGACCTCCAGCCAGGAGGGAGTCAAGGAACTCGACATGGTGGTGTCTTCCAATTAA